Proteins encoded together in one Labeo rohita strain BAU-BD-2019 chromosome 21, IGBB_LRoh.1.0, whole genome shotgun sequence window:
- the nkx6.1 gene encoding homeobox protein Nkx-6.1, giving the protein MLAVGQMDGSRQSAFLLNTPPLAALHSMTEMKTPLYPAYPLSSTGPASSTSPTATSPNPGGIPVSSPGIKTSTGLSTLVSHQQCSVATPHGINDILSRPSVVAGAAAAAAASSPAGILSGLPRFSSLSPPPPPGLYFSPSAAAVAVARYPKPLTDLPGRTPIFWPGVMQSPHWRDARFACSPHQNSVLLDKDGKRKHTRPTFSGQQIFALEKTFEQTKYLAGPERARLAYSLGMTESQVKVWFQNRRTKWRKRHAAEMASAKKKQDSETERLKGASENEDDDDDYNKPLDPNSDDEKITQLLKKHKPNSALIIHTSENESS; this is encoded by the exons ATGTTAGCGGTGGGGCAAATGGACGGGTCTCGCCAGAGCGCTTTCCTACTCAATACCCCACCTTTGGCTGCTTTACACAGTATGACCGAAATGAAGACACCACTTTACCCAGCCTACCCGTTATCTTCCACTGGACCAGCATCCTCCACTTCACCGACAGCTACCTCTCCGAATCCAGGTGGTATCCCGGTCTCGTCCCCGGGGATCAAAACATCCACTGGACTTTCGACTCTCGTATCACATCAGCAGTGCTCGGTCGCCACACCTCACGGAATAAACGACATCCTCAGTCGACCCTCGGTGGTCGCCGGAGCAGCAGCGGCGGCGGCGGCATCTTCCCCCGCTGGAATCTTGTCTGGACTGCCCCGTTTCAGCAGCCTGAGTCCTCCGCCTCCTCCAGGGCTGTATTTCAGCCCCAGTGCCGCGGCCGTGGCGGTGGCTCGCTATCCGAAACCTCTGACAGACCTTCCAGGCAGAACCCCGATATTTTGGCCTGGAGTTATGCAAAGCCCTCACTGGAGAGACGCCAGATTTGCGTGTTCACCAC ATCAAAACTCAGTGCTGCTGGACAAAGATGGGAAAAGGAAACACACGCGACCGACGTTTTCCGGGCAgcaaatttttgctctggaaaaAACATTCGAGCAAACGAAATATTTAGCTGGACCTGAGAGAGCACGGTTGGCCTACTCTTTAGGAATGACAGAGAGCCAAGTCAAG GTTTGGTTTCAAAACCGAAGAACAAAATGGAGAAAACGGCATGCGGCTGAAATGGCCTCGGCGAAGAAAAAGCAAGATTCAGAGACCGAAAGGCTGAAAGGGGCTTCGGAAAACGAAGACGACGACGACGACTACAACAAACCTTTAGACCCAAACTCGGACGatgaaaaaataacccagttaCTGAAAAAACACAAACCGAACTCAGCTCTTATCATTCACACGTCGGAAAACGAGAGCTCGTAA
- the rpl17 gene encoding 60S ribosomal protein L17 — MVRYSLDPENPTKSCKSRGSNLRVHFKNTRETAQAIKGMHIRKANKYLKDVMIKHQCVPFRRYNGGVGRCAQAKQHDWTQGRWPKKSAEFLLHMLKNAESNAELKGLDVDSLVIEHIQVNKAPKMRRRTYRAHGRINPYMSSPCHIEMILTEKEQIVPKPEEEVSQKKKVSQKKLKKQKLMARE; from the exons ATGGTCCGCTACTCACTCGACCCAGAGAACCCGACTAAAT CATGCAAGTCGAGGGGTTCCAACCTTCGTGTTCACTTCAAG AACACCCGTGAGACCGCTCAGGCCATCAAAGGCATGCACATCCGCAAGGCAAACAAGTACCTGAAGGATGTTATGATTAAGCACCAGTGTGTTCCCTTCCGTCGTTACAATGGTGGTGTTGGCCGTTGTGCTCAG gCTAAGCAGCATGACTGGACTCAGGGACGTTGGCCTAAGAAAAGTGCCGAGTTCCTGCTCCACATGCTGAAGAACGCAGAAAGCAACGCTGAGCTCAAG GGTTTGGATGTGGACTCTCTGGTGATTGAGCATATCCAGGTGAACAAGGCTCCAAAGATGCGCAGGCGTACTTACCGTGCGCACGGACGCATCAACCCCTACATGAGCTCCCCATGCCACATCGAAATGATCCTTACTGAGAAGGAGCAGATCGTTCCCAAACCAGAGGAGGAGGTTTCTCAGAAGAAAAAg GTTTCTCAGAAGAAACTGAAGAAGCAGAAACTTATGGCTCGggagtaa